A single Vespula vulgaris chromosome 3, iyVesVulg1.1, whole genome shotgun sequence DNA region contains:
- the LOC127062491 gene encoding rapamycin-insensitive companion of mTOR isoform X3, with amino-acid sequence MAISSYLIWTLRASRSHRSRRDNEDSSVQLDLSRGLKENVKEVLTNLCQRHNVPSVKKLAYLNAIVKLISENDLSDYGYSIDDLFCCMRVGLVQEATQVRAAALRAVRYMLKKEQDVIAINKLQYPYFVARSMDVNLRNEMERMQALRLVRRILALAPKHFSPILARSLISLTNGGIEERDRAFRVFLATLCELGVLNSNLLISCGGVSALARAAMTGQSPSIVESVVGVLLKLLNNPDTRGSVSLLCFAAPYCELHSSSSERTKEERDQKFAATIADILYVEQLEVRGAVLELLYELLDLPLPTWTDEPDVALAAVDPGRTRDSWKLSEGFVAAEGKFILPSLSSCWPNITEIHLALLVYALLECGLHRALAETIVSSDTFISVRAAVLLGALLHLAHSLLPSEVCDLTPPLPNLLEHASAGKHQALAAVTILGRMHTMMRRRPTPASLFLDRMLRAGSWLRPTLPRRQRPSSRHWLRRESSTTPLLKDAQVLSSKDALAWNWPVVRSILRSREDTIRILHDSDYRLFIKRLVRYFKPSSNAYSRVELGTNAILAREATLAGCELLNCLLELHEPESTKLLNELIVDIAEQISYIRTSQSAHDCLFSPRHMSTTCCQKYFLFLGQLSHSAKGTVILKEFNLLEKLQDLALATNHDCYVKLIVSSLDYSREGPNRKVLNKIIAESSLESTRLYATQFLRLILRAKMSDAYHWAMTLLTEKLTDTSKVVALTALEVLHEACEETEYLNILLHQEEHQGNWDKWLQHLGDKGYLLKIRLYSLHEGFSCLPSPSEELEKWIGPGGFAERYVGLVEGEIHDSLTRRQRNENGSYHRRTTNELIMPRNIFILPHLIGQIVRHDFGMQLLLRQNVIQHYARIIQRFRIDLGGRDSESNSRCTKSSRLIVDDTYTMSEGSCIDEYVESNRLETIVDAETIELSDLCTPPKTESLIEIRRKTSLDDSRHTTPDRSWRSDLEIRDEQSVNLEKQILKTKSALWALGHVGTSAAGVEQLNHLGIIEMIASMAETCPYYSVRATAMYALSLIATTRAGTDALTTFDWPSVRHRRGDHWSIIRPTARYPVPSPILIQRHHRSLSDGKPELPEPVARRTRNRSESAATDLEARRERGETPSPLSSIQRLSQQDAEGYARLRSLQRYRRPSYSQSSLEMYSLDGRLSLQSLSEFDSSRSWIANNILTPTPPPLENDNDNLFYMGICLPRRLTTLFPDPPQPIVSIVVDDMSKPEIGPNEIDEESGSESDADTEHCRVCLVCYRTKSSTKVVTGEADIKLRREILRHTQRLANPVWYRHSRQTLLRLRQRYPEKFQDACLFSDVASRLGSSSYRIPARRFLQELFLDSSFDALYTEPVTILKLSIGTEENPLQSCVPIASEASPQKSHSPSESKVNGRVTFSEIQAGQLAIVAEEATGEACTMNQRDKLQEILQMSERRSDEKIIAEILNPEERIRLSKSSDRLLKISSTNTAISLE; translated from the exons ATGGCAATCTCTAGTTATTTGATCTGGACTCTACGCGCAAGCAGGTCTCATCGAA GTCGGCGAGATAACGAAGACAGTAGTGTGCAACTCGATCTGTCAAGAG gattgaaagaaaatgtaaaagaagtGTTAACTAATCTTTGTCAACGACATAATGTACCAAGTGTAAAGAAGCTAGCTTATCTTAATGctattgttaaattaattagtgAAAATGATTTGTCTGATTATGGTTACTCCATAGACGATCTATTTTGTTG tATGCGTGTTGGTCTTGTACAAGAAGCAACCCAAGTACGTGCAGCAGCATTACGAGCTGTAAGGTATATGCTTAAGAAGGAGCAAGATGTTATTGCTATTAATAAATTGCAATATCCATATTTTGTGGCACGTAGTATGGATGTTAATCTACGGAATGAAATGGAAAGAATGCAGGCTCTTAGACTCGTTAGAAGAATTTTAGCTTTAGCTCCTAAACATTTCAGCCCTATCTTAGCCAGATCTCTTATAAGTTTAACTAATGGAGGCATAGAGGAAAGAGATCGTGCATTCAGAGTATTTTTAGCTACTCTCTGCGAGTTAGGAGTCTTAAAttcaaatttgttaataagTTGTGGAGGAGTTAGCGCACTTGCGCGAGCAGCTATGACTGGACAAAGCCCTTCGATCGTCGAATCTGTTGTGGGggttttgttaaaattattaaataatcctGATACAAGAGGGAGCGTTTCCCTTTTATGTTTCGCAGCACCATATTGTGAACTTCACTCTTCAAGCtcagaaagaacaaaagaggAACGAGATCAAAAATTCGCAGCAA CTATAGCAGATATCTTATACGTTGAACAACTTGAAGTTCGTGGAGCTGTTTTGGAATTACTTTATGAATTATTGGATTTACCTCTGCCCACATGGACTGACGAACCAGACGTTGCGTTGGCTGCAGTAGATCCTGGCAGAACGCGAGATTCGTGGAAACTATCTGAAGGTTTTGTCGCAGCTGAgggaaaatttatattaccaTCTCTTTCATCTTGTTGGCCAAATATAACAGAAATACATTTAGCATTACTAGTGTACGCTTTATTAGAATGTGGGCTACACAGAGCACTCGCAGAAACAATCGTTTCTTCGGATACCTTTATTTCCGTACGTGCAGCAGTACTATTAGGAGCGTTACTACATCTAGCACATTCCCTGCTACCTTCAGAAGTTTGTGATCTGACGCCACCTTTGCCAAACTTATTGGAACATGCAAGCGCTGGTAAACATCAAGCGCTTGCCGCTGTAACCATCTTAGGACGCATGCATACGATGATGCGTCGTCGACCAACACCTGCGAGTCTGTTTCTCGATCGAATGTTACGAGCTGGTAGTTGGTTGAGACCAACTTTGCCACGACGCCAACGACCGTCCAGTAGACATTGGTTACGTAGGGAATCTTCGACGACACCTTTATTGAAAGACGCGCAAGTCTTAAGTTCTAAGGATGCGCTGGCTTGGAACTGGCCTGTAGTACGATCAATCCTTCGCTCCCGCGAAGATACGATAAGAATACTCCATGATTCTGACTACAGATTGTTCATCAAGAGACTCGTTCGTTATTTCAAACCTTCATCGAATGCATATAGTAGAGTGGAATTGGGAACAAATGCTATTTTAGCACGAGAAGCAACTTTAGCAGGCTGCGAATTACTAAACTGTTTATTAGAACTTCACGAGCCCGAAAGTACGAAACTGTTGAACGAATTGATCGTAGATATCGCGGAACAAATCTCTTATATTCGTACTTCGCAATCTGCACACGATTGCTTATTCTCACCACGTCACATGTCTACAACGTGTTGTCAGaaatatttcctctttttaggACAACTGAGTCATTCTGCAAAAGGAACCGTTATCTTAAAAGAATTCAATTTACtagaaaaattacaagacTTGGCTCTAGCCACCAATCATGACTGTTATGTGAAACTTATTGTTTCAAGTTTAGATTATTCCAGAGAAGGACCTAATAGGAAAGTTCTGAATAAGATTATCGCCGAATCATCTTTAGAGAGTACACGTTTATATGCTACGCAATTCCTACGATTGATACTCAGAGCAAAAATGTCGGATGCATACCATTGGGCAATGACTTTattaacagaaaaattaaCGGACACTAGTAAGGTTGTAGCATTGACTGCATTAGAGGTATTGCATGAAGCGTGCGAAGAGacggaatatttaaatattttattgcatcAAGAAGAACATCAAGGGAACTGGGATAAGTGGTTGCAACATTTAGGAGATAAAGGgtacttattaaaaataagactTTATTCTCTACACGAAGGTTTTTCATGTCTGCCATCACCTTcagaagaattagaaaaatggaTTGGACCTGGAGGTTTTGCAGAGAGATATGTAGGCTTGGTGGAAGGTGAAATACATGACTCTCTGACTCGTCGTCAGAGAAACGAAAACGGAAGTTACCACAGAAGAACAACTAACGAATTGATAATGCCTcgcaatatatttattttacctcATTTGATAGGCCAAATAGTACGACATGATTTTGGAATGCAATTATTGCTCCGGCAAAACGTAATACAACATTATGCACGAATCATTCAAAGATTTAGAATAGATTTGGGAGGTAGAGATTCGGAATCTAATTCAAGATGTACCAAAAGTAGTCGTTTAATCGTGGATGATACTTACACTATGTCAGAAGGGTCATGTATAGATGAGTATGTGGAATCAAATCGTTTAGAAACAATTGTAGATGCAGAGACTATAGAATTGTCTGATTTATGTACTCCACCGAAAACAGAATCTTTAatagaaatacgaagaaaaacaagCTTAGATGATTCAAGACATACTACTCCCGATAGAAGTTGGAGAAGTGATCTTGAGATCCGTGATGAACAGTCCGTTAATTtagagaaacaaatattaaaaacaaaatctgCGTTGTGGGCATTAGGACATGTAGGAACGTCAGCAGCAGGAGTCGAACAATTAAATCATTTAGGAATTATAGAAATGATTGCATCTATGGCGGAAACATGTCCTTATTATTCGGTAAGAGCAACGGCCATGTATGCTTTAAGTCTTATTGCTACGACCCGTGCAGGCACGGATGCACTAACAACTTTCGATTGGCCAAGTGTAAGACATAGAAGAGGAGATCACTGGTCGATTATTCGACCTACAGCTCGCTATCCCGTACCAAGTCCTATCCTTATTCAAAGGCATCATCGGAGTCTTAGCGACGGTAAACCTGAATTACCTGAACCGGTAGCTCGTCGAACTAGAAATCGTTCCGAGAGTGCAGCTACAGATTTGGAAGCAAGAAG agagagaggagaaactCCGAGTCCGCTTTCAAGTATACAAAGATTAAGTCAACAAGATGCAGAGGGATATGCGCGTCTTCGTAGTTTGCAACGTTATCGTAGACCAAGTTATTCTCAAAGTAGTTTAGAG atGTACAGTTTAGACGGACGACTTTCACTGCAGAGCCTTTCAGAATTCGATTCATCCCGCAGCTGGATTGCGAATAATATACTCACACCTACCCCACCGCCTCTTgaaaatgataacgataatctattttatatgGGTATTTGCCTTCCTAGGAGACTCACGACTCTTTTTCCGGATCCACCTCAACCAATAGTTTCTATTGTAGTTGATGACATGAGTAAACCTGAAATAGGTCCTAATGAAATAGATGAAGAATCTGGATCAGAAAGTGATGCCGACACCGAACATTGTCGAGTGTGCCTTGTCTGTTACCGTACGAAAAGTAGCACTAAGGTTGTCACTGGAGAAGCAGATATAAAACTGCGGAG GGAAATCCTTAGGCATACACAGCGACTTGCAAATCCTGTCTGGTACAGACATAGTAGACAAACTCTTCTTAGATTAAGGCAAAGGTATCCTGAAAAATTCCag GATGCTTGTTTGTTCTCGGATGTAGCTTCTCGATTAGGAAGTAGTTCTTATAGAATACCAGCACGACGATTCTTACAAGAATTATTTCTAGATTCTTCGTTTGATGCG CTTTATACAGAACCAGTCAccatattaaaattatctatcGGTACAGAGGAAAATCCTTTACAATCATGTGTTCCTATTGCATCTGAGGCTAGTCCTCAGAAGTCTCACAGTCCTTCAGAAAGTAAAGTGAATGGAAGAGTTACTTTTTCTGAAATACAAGCTGGACAATTAGCTATAGTAGCGGAAGAAGCGACAGGTGAAGCATGTACAATGAATCAACGAGATAAACTCCAAGAAATTCTGCAAATGTCCGAACGACGCAGTGACGAAAAAATTATAGCGGAAATTTTAAATCCCGAGGAAAGGATACGTTTGTCGAAGAGTTCTGATAGATTACTAAAAATATCGAGTACCAACACTGCCATCAGCCTTGAGTAG
- the LOC127062491 gene encoding rapamycin-insensitive companion of mTOR isoform X1: MAISSYLIWTLRASRSHRSRRDNEDSSVQLDLSRGLKENVKEVLTNLCQRHNVPSVKKLAYLNAIVKLISENDLSDYGYSIDDLFCCMRVGLVQEATQVRAAALRAVRYMLKKEQDVIAINKLQYPYFVARSMDVNLRNEMERMQALRLVRRILALAPKHFSPILARSLISLTNGGIEERDRAFRVFLATLCELGVLNSNLLISCGGVSALARAAMTGQSPSIVESVVGVLLKLLNNPDTRGSVSLLCFAAPYCELHSSSSERTKEERDQKFAASKMALLSILRSYPGVLHFCCPTDNSGLKAIADILYVEQLEVRGAVLELLYELLDLPLPTWTDEPDVALAAVDPGRTRDSWKLSEGFVAAEGKFILPSLSSCWPNITEIHLALLVYALLECGLHRALAETIVSSDTFISVRAAVLLGALLHLAHSLLPSEVCDLTPPLPNLLEHASAGKHQALAAVTILGRMHTMMRRRPTPASLFLDRMLRAGSWLRPTLPRRQRPSSRHWLRRESSTTPLLKDAQVLSSKDALAWNWPVVRSILRSREDTIRILHDSDYRLFIKRLVRYFKPSSNAYSRVELGTNAILAREATLAGCELLNCLLELHEPESTKLLNELIVDIAEQISYIRTSQSAHDCLFSPRHMSTTCCQKYFLFLGQLSHSAKGTVILKEFNLLEKLQDLALATNHDCYVKLIVSSLDYSREGPNRKVLNKIIAESSLESTRLYATQFLRLILRAKMSDAYHWAMTLLTEKLTDTSKVVALTALEVLHEACEETEYLNILLHQEEHQGNWDKWLQHLGDKGYLLKIRLYSLHEGFSCLPSPSEELEKWIGPGGFAERYVGLVEGEIHDSLTRRQRNENGSYHRRTTNELIMPRNIFILPHLIGQIVRHDFGMQLLLRQNVIQHYARIIQRFRIDLGGRDSESNSRCTKSSRLIVDDTYTMSEGSCIDEYVESNRLETIVDAETIELSDLCTPPKTESLIEIRRKTSLDDSRHTTPDRSWRSDLEIRDEQSVNLEKQILKTKSALWALGHVGTSAAGVEQLNHLGIIEMIASMAETCPYYSVRATAMYALSLIATTRAGTDALTTFDWPSVRHRRGDHWSIIRPTARYPVPSPILIQRHHRSLSDGKPELPEPVARRTRNRSESAATDLEARRYNTTFFFFFFQFILYIKLLTTCILFVIRERGETPSPLSSIQRLSQQDAEGYARLRSLQRYRRPSYSQSSLEMYSLDGRLSLQSLSEFDSSRSWIANNILTPTPPPLENDNDNLFYMGICLPRRLTTLFPDPPQPIVSIVVDDMSKPEIGPNEIDEESGSESDADTEHCRVCLVCYRTKSSTKVVTGEADIKLRREILRHTQRLANPVWYRHSRQTLLRLRQRYPEKFQDACLFSDVASRLGSSSYRIPARRFLQELFLDSSFDALYTEPVTILKLSIGTEENPLQSCVPIASEASPQKSHSPSESKVNGRVTFSEIQAGQLAIVAEEATGEACTMNQRDKLQEILQMSERRSDEKIIAEILNPEERIRLSKSSDRLLKISSTNTAISLE, from the exons ATGGCAATCTCTAGTTATTTGATCTGGACTCTACGCGCAAGCAGGTCTCATCGAA GTCGGCGAGATAACGAAGACAGTAGTGTGCAACTCGATCTGTCAAGAG gattgaaagaaaatgtaaaagaagtGTTAACTAATCTTTGTCAACGACATAATGTACCAAGTGTAAAGAAGCTAGCTTATCTTAATGctattgttaaattaattagtgAAAATGATTTGTCTGATTATGGTTACTCCATAGACGATCTATTTTGTTG tATGCGTGTTGGTCTTGTACAAGAAGCAACCCAAGTACGTGCAGCAGCATTACGAGCTGTAAGGTATATGCTTAAGAAGGAGCAAGATGTTATTGCTATTAATAAATTGCAATATCCATATTTTGTGGCACGTAGTATGGATGTTAATCTACGGAATGAAATGGAAAGAATGCAGGCTCTTAGACTCGTTAGAAGAATTTTAGCTTTAGCTCCTAAACATTTCAGCCCTATCTTAGCCAGATCTCTTATAAGTTTAACTAATGGAGGCATAGAGGAAAGAGATCGTGCATTCAGAGTATTTTTAGCTACTCTCTGCGAGTTAGGAGTCTTAAAttcaaatttgttaataagTTGTGGAGGAGTTAGCGCACTTGCGCGAGCAGCTATGACTGGACAAAGCCCTTCGATCGTCGAATCTGTTGTGGGggttttgttaaaattattaaataatcctGATACAAGAGGGAGCGTTTCCCTTTTATGTTTCGCAGCACCATATTGTGAACTTCACTCTTCAAGCtcagaaagaacaaaagaggAACGAGATCAAAAATTCGCAGCAAGTAAGATGGCATTATTGAGTATACTACGCTCTTATCCAGGTGTTTTACATTTTTGCTGTCCTACTGATAATTCTGGCCTTAAAGCTATAGCAGATATCTTATACGTTGAACAACTTGAAGTTCGTGGAGCTGTTTTGGAATTACTTTATGAATTATTGGATTTACCTCTGCCCACATGGACTGACGAACCAGACGTTGCGTTGGCTGCAGTAGATCCTGGCAGAACGCGAGATTCGTGGAAACTATCTGAAGGTTTTGTCGCAGCTGAgggaaaatttatattaccaTCTCTTTCATCTTGTTGGCCAAATATAACAGAAATACATTTAGCATTACTAGTGTACGCTTTATTAGAATGTGGGCTACACAGAGCACTCGCAGAAACAATCGTTTCTTCGGATACCTTTATTTCCGTACGTGCAGCAGTACTATTAGGAGCGTTACTACATCTAGCACATTCCCTGCTACCTTCAGAAGTTTGTGATCTGACGCCACCTTTGCCAAACTTATTGGAACATGCAAGCGCTGGTAAACATCAAGCGCTTGCCGCTGTAACCATCTTAGGACGCATGCATACGATGATGCGTCGTCGACCAACACCTGCGAGTCTGTTTCTCGATCGAATGTTACGAGCTGGTAGTTGGTTGAGACCAACTTTGCCACGACGCCAACGACCGTCCAGTAGACATTGGTTACGTAGGGAATCTTCGACGACACCTTTATTGAAAGACGCGCAAGTCTTAAGTTCTAAGGATGCGCTGGCTTGGAACTGGCCTGTAGTACGATCAATCCTTCGCTCCCGCGAAGATACGATAAGAATACTCCATGATTCTGACTACAGATTGTTCATCAAGAGACTCGTTCGTTATTTCAAACCTTCATCGAATGCATATAGTAGAGTGGAATTGGGAACAAATGCTATTTTAGCACGAGAAGCAACTTTAGCAGGCTGCGAATTACTAAACTGTTTATTAGAACTTCACGAGCCCGAAAGTACGAAACTGTTGAACGAATTGATCGTAGATATCGCGGAACAAATCTCTTATATTCGTACTTCGCAATCTGCACACGATTGCTTATTCTCACCACGTCACATGTCTACAACGTGTTGTCAGaaatatttcctctttttaggACAACTGAGTCATTCTGCAAAAGGAACCGTTATCTTAAAAGAATTCAATTTACtagaaaaattacaagacTTGGCTCTAGCCACCAATCATGACTGTTATGTGAAACTTATTGTTTCAAGTTTAGATTATTCCAGAGAAGGACCTAATAGGAAAGTTCTGAATAAGATTATCGCCGAATCATCTTTAGAGAGTACACGTTTATATGCTACGCAATTCCTACGATTGATACTCAGAGCAAAAATGTCGGATGCATACCATTGGGCAATGACTTTattaacagaaaaattaaCGGACACTAGTAAGGTTGTAGCATTGACTGCATTAGAGGTATTGCATGAAGCGTGCGAAGAGacggaatatttaaatattttattgcatcAAGAAGAACATCAAGGGAACTGGGATAAGTGGTTGCAACATTTAGGAGATAAAGGgtacttattaaaaataagactTTATTCTCTACACGAAGGTTTTTCATGTCTGCCATCACCTTcagaagaattagaaaaatggaTTGGACCTGGAGGTTTTGCAGAGAGATATGTAGGCTTGGTGGAAGGTGAAATACATGACTCTCTGACTCGTCGTCAGAGAAACGAAAACGGAAGTTACCACAGAAGAACAACTAACGAATTGATAATGCCTcgcaatatatttattttacctcATTTGATAGGCCAAATAGTACGACATGATTTTGGAATGCAATTATTGCTCCGGCAAAACGTAATACAACATTATGCACGAATCATTCAAAGATTTAGAATAGATTTGGGAGGTAGAGATTCGGAATCTAATTCAAGATGTACCAAAAGTAGTCGTTTAATCGTGGATGATACTTACACTATGTCAGAAGGGTCATGTATAGATGAGTATGTGGAATCAAATCGTTTAGAAACAATTGTAGATGCAGAGACTATAGAATTGTCTGATTTATGTACTCCACCGAAAACAGAATCTTTAatagaaatacgaagaaaaacaagCTTAGATGATTCAAGACATACTACTCCCGATAGAAGTTGGAGAAGTGATCTTGAGATCCGTGATGAACAGTCCGTTAATTtagagaaacaaatattaaaaacaaaatctgCGTTGTGGGCATTAGGACATGTAGGAACGTCAGCAGCAGGAGTCGAACAATTAAATCATTTAGGAATTATAGAAATGATTGCATCTATGGCGGAAACATGTCCTTATTATTCGGTAAGAGCAACGGCCATGTATGCTTTAAGTCTTATTGCTACGACCCGTGCAGGCACGGATGCACTAACAACTTTCGATTGGCCAAGTGTAAGACATAGAAGAGGAGATCACTGGTCGATTATTCGACCTACAGCTCGCTATCCCGTACCAAGTCCTATCCTTATTCAAAGGCATCATCGGAGTCTTAGCGACGGTAAACCTGAATTACCTGAACCGGTAGCTCGTCGAACTAGAAATCGTTCCGAGAGTGCAGCTACAGATTTGGAAGCAAGAAGGTATaatacaactttttttttttttttttttcaatttattttgtatattaaacTTCTTACAACTTGTATCTTATTTGTtatcagagagagaggagaaactCCGAGTCCGCTTTCAAGTATACAAAGATTAAGTCAACAAGATGCAGAGGGATATGCGCGTCTTCGTAGTTTGCAACGTTATCGTAGACCAAGTTATTCTCAAAGTAGTTTAGAG atGTACAGTTTAGACGGACGACTTTCACTGCAGAGCCTTTCAGAATTCGATTCATCCCGCAGCTGGATTGCGAATAATATACTCACACCTACCCCACCGCCTCTTgaaaatgataacgataatctattttatatgGGTATTTGCCTTCCTAGGAGACTCACGACTCTTTTTCCGGATCCACCTCAACCAATAGTTTCTATTGTAGTTGATGACATGAGTAAACCTGAAATAGGTCCTAATGAAATAGATGAAGAATCTGGATCAGAAAGTGATGCCGACACCGAACATTGTCGAGTGTGCCTTGTCTGTTACCGTACGAAAAGTAGCACTAAGGTTGTCACTGGAGAAGCAGATATAAAACTGCGGAG GGAAATCCTTAGGCATACACAGCGACTTGCAAATCCTGTCTGGTACAGACATAGTAGACAAACTCTTCTTAGATTAAGGCAAAGGTATCCTGAAAAATTCCag GATGCTTGTTTGTTCTCGGATGTAGCTTCTCGATTAGGAAGTAGTTCTTATAGAATACCAGCACGACGATTCTTACAAGAATTATTTCTAGATTCTTCGTTTGATGCG CTTTATACAGAACCAGTCAccatattaaaattatctatcGGTACAGAGGAAAATCCTTTACAATCATGTGTTCCTATTGCATCTGAGGCTAGTCCTCAGAAGTCTCACAGTCCTTCAGAAAGTAAAGTGAATGGAAGAGTTACTTTTTCTGAAATACAAGCTGGACAATTAGCTATAGTAGCGGAAGAAGCGACAGGTGAAGCATGTACAATGAATCAACGAGATAAACTCCAAGAAATTCTGCAAATGTCCGAACGACGCAGTGACGAAAAAATTATAGCGGAAATTTTAAATCCCGAGGAAAGGATACGTTTGTCGAAGAGTTCTGATAGATTACTAAAAATATCGAGTACCAACACTGCCATCAGCCTTGAGTAG